The following proteins come from a genomic window of Candidatus Zixiibacteriota bacterium:
- a CDS encoding L,D-transpeptidase family protein has protein sequence MSRGRYWWPVGIAGMLLVGGCEKAPIELSRVTWDALQECRRERAEVDAPMVWEEAKARYDSAWLVITTENRQWFFERHFAPAESLFIRAGQSARQAIRLAREAREAQRLKLGGEIAELAKDLSTQQRGIDQHLARIPLQRELTEAELRVASAQRSFEQESLVQAEAAVLEAREALAVLRERQDKNWVDDRELPRWRHMVDETVAWSRATDSTALVVVKTDRRAYLLRQGRIVTDFPVEFGYRSWQPKLRAGDGATPEGIYRVTQCRDRGSRYYKALVLDYPNEYDRLRFEKNRKVGNIPRGARIGGNIEIHGEGGRGRDWTEGCVALSNPDMDRLMRQMHVGDRVTIVRDVEGWPE, from the coding sequence GTGAGCAGGGGGCGGTACTGGTGGCCGGTGGGAATCGCCGGCATGCTGTTGGTTGGGGGGTGCGAGAAGGCACCCATCGAGTTGTCCCGCGTAACGTGGGACGCGCTTCAAGAATGCCGTCGCGAGAGGGCCGAAGTCGATGCGCCGATGGTTTGGGAGGAGGCGAAGGCGCGGTATGATTCGGCGTGGCTGGTGATCACGACGGAGAATCGGCAGTGGTTCTTTGAACGGCACTTTGCGCCGGCCGAATCGCTGTTCATCCGGGCGGGGCAGTCGGCGCGCCAGGCGATTCGTCTCGCCCGCGAGGCCCGCGAGGCGCAACGGCTGAAGCTGGGTGGGGAGATCGCCGAACTGGCGAAGGATCTGTCGACGCAGCAACGCGGAATCGACCAGCACCTGGCGCGCATTCCTTTGCAGCGGGAATTGACGGAGGCGGAGTTGAGAGTCGCCTCCGCGCAACGGTCGTTTGAGCAGGAATCCCTGGTGCAAGCCGAAGCGGCGGTTCTCGAAGCGCGGGAGGCGCTGGCAGTGCTGAGGGAACGTCAGGACAAGAACTGGGTCGATGATCGGGAGCTACCGCGCTGGCGACATATGGTTGACGAAACAGTGGCATGGTCTCGGGCCACCGATTCCACGGCCTTGGTTGTCGTCAAGACCGATCGGCGGGCCTATTTGTTGCGGCAGGGCCGGATCGTGACGGACTTTCCGGTGGAATTCGGCTATCGCTCATGGCAGCCGAAGCTGCGCGCCGGCGATGGAGCCACACCGGAGGGGATCTACAGAGTGACCCAGTGCCGGGATCGGGGCAGCCGATACTACAAGGCCCTGGTGCTGGACTATCCCAACGAATACGATCGTCTTCGCTTTGAGAAGAACCGCAAGGTGGGCAATATACCGCGTGGCGCCCGGATCGGCGGCAATATAGAGATTCATGGGGAGGGCGGTCGGGGTCGTGACTGGACGGAAGGGTGTGTGGCGCTTTCGAATCCGGACATGGATCGGCTCATGCGGCAGATGCACGTCGGCGACCGGGTGACGATTGTGCGTGATGTCGAAGGATGGCCGGAATGA
- a CDS encoding L,D-transpeptidase: MMLRRRGMLWSAALVVVLGLGGTLAAALSARPDFVWIDPPPPPNSLALEAQCKLTAPPNGPVDKSAKRSRARKNARAQVRAVTKGPYIVIDTHTNHLYWRTADSILYTALCSTGTGGELVDTVNGREWRFHTPRGIFAVDSRVTDPWWRKPDWAFIEEGEPVPPKNSEERLDPNVMGDYAIGFGDGFFIHGTLYERLIGIAATHGCVRMASTDIDYLYPKVRLGTPVVIF; this comes from the coding sequence ATGATGTTGAGACGCCGTGGGATGTTGTGGTCGGCGGCACTGGTGGTAGTGCTGGGGCTGGGCGGGACATTGGCCGCCGCCCTGAGTGCGCGACCGGATTTCGTGTGGATCGATCCACCGCCGCCGCCGAATTCGCTGGCTTTGGAGGCGCAATGCAAGCTGACGGCACCGCCTAATGGGCCGGTCGACAAGTCGGCCAAACGCTCACGCGCGCGGAAGAATGCCAGGGCCCAGGTACGCGCCGTCACCAAAGGGCCGTACATTGTCATCGATACACATACCAATCATCTGTACTGGCGCACGGCCGACAGCATCCTGTACACCGCCTTGTGCTCGACCGGGACCGGCGGCGAATTGGTCGACACGGTGAACGGGCGGGAATGGCGATTCCACACGCCGCGCGGCATCTTTGCGGTCGATTCGCGTGTGACCGACCCTTGGTGGCGGAAGCCCGACTGGGCGTTCATCGAGGAAGGGGAGCCGGTTCCGCCGAAGAACTCTGAGGAGCGACTGGATCCGAACGTCATGGGTGACTATGCCATTGGATTCGGGGATGGGTTCTTCATCCATGGCACGCTGTACGAGCGGTTGATCGGGATCGCCGCGACGCACGGATGCGTTCGTATGGCGTCCACGGATATCGACTACCTCTATCCGAAGGTTCGGCTCGGAACACCGGTGGTGATCTTTTGA